From a single Pseudomonas triticicola genomic region:
- a CDS encoding DUF2388 domain-containing protein codes for MTRLRLLSAAALLAVAANASATSFIVTTDSIVGALKATSDATSDVTSSFRDDKIVLAARDDAASFVASEGDIRGVKLESALDHIRHQAPQLNATDAQLAQAILTL; via the coding sequence ATGACCCGTCTTCGTCTGCTCAGTGCCGCCGCCCTGCTGGCCGTGGCTGCCAACGCCAGCGCTACCAGCTTCATCGTCACCACCGACTCGATCGTCGGCGCGCTGAAAGCCACTTCCGACGCCACTTCCGATGTGACCTCCTCGTTCCGTGACGACAAGATCGTCCTCGCCGCCCGCGACGATGCCGCCAGCTTCGTGGCCAGCGAAGGCGATATCCGCGGGGTGAAACTGGAAAGTGCGCTCGATCACATCCGCCATCAGGCGCCACAACTCAATGCCACCGATGCCCAATTGGCTCAGGCCATTCTGACCCTCTGA
- a CDS encoding DUF1161 domain-containing protein → MKKFMLAVGLLSLAGGAFAAGKPCDELKSEIAAKLDAKGVSGYSLDVVDKGAAADGDVVGSCEGGSKEIVYKRG, encoded by the coding sequence ATGAAGAAGTTCATGTTGGCAGTAGGTTTGTTGAGCCTTGCGGGTGGTGCGTTTGCAGCCGGCAAGCCATGTGACGAGCTGAAAAGCGAAATCGCCGCGAAGCTCGATGCCAAAGGCGTATCCGGCTATTCGCTGGATGTTGTCGACAAAGGTGCGGCGGCTGATGGTGACGTTGTCGGCAGTTGCGAAGGCGGCAGCAAGGAAATCGTCTACAAGCGCGGTTGA
- a CDS encoding DUF2388 domain-containing protein, which yields MRFLPNLLISSALFSACWAMSANAFDAFNASTQGTVVSGYATSMVSSAPFDRKLLLAAHDDAAAFVASDGEWRGARLESALHYLRKTRPKLHASDLELAEAILVQ from the coding sequence ATGCGCTTTCTTCCAAACCTGCTCATCTCTTCTGCCTTGTTCAGCGCCTGCTGGGCGATGTCCGCCAACGCCTTCGATGCATTCAATGCGTCGACCCAAGGCACGGTTGTCAGCGGTTACGCGACCAGCATGGTGTCTTCTGCGCCGTTCGACCGTAAACTGCTGCTCGCCGCCCATGATGATGCGGCCGCCTTTGTTGCCAGTGACGGTGAATGGCGAGGCGCACGGCTGGAATCCGCGCTGCATTACCTGCGCAAAACCCGGCCAAAACTTCATGCCAGCGACCTTGAACTGGCAGAGGCAATTCTCGTCCAATAG
- a CDS encoding DUF2388 domain-containing protein, giving the protein MRSPLIAAVLGLFVLADVAQAHTLVATSNIIVRASQRTIDFTSDTTTSIRDSKIIREAHDDAASFVASNGDIRGAHLEAALNTLRTRVPEARDASDQVLAEAILAL; this is encoded by the coding sequence ATGCGTAGCCCGCTGATTGCTGCCGTCCTTGGCCTGTTTGTGTTGGCCGATGTGGCCCAGGCGCACACCCTGGTAGCCACCAGTAACATCATCGTTCGTGCCTCCCAGCGCACTATCGATTTCACTTCCGACACCACCACGTCGATTCGCGATTCGAAAATCATCCGCGAAGCCCACGACGACGCCGCCAGTTTCGTCGCCAGCAACGGCGACATCCGTGGCGCGCACCTCGAAGCCGCGCTCAACACCTTGCGCACTCGCGTGCCGGAAGCGCGCGACGCCAGTGATCAGGTACTCGCCGAAGCCATCCTCGCACTGTGA
- a CDS encoding aminopeptidase, whose amino-acid sequence MIRPFSSLGLLDRVFPILFPGVLFLLLNGCASVSYYSQLASGQLQLLRAREPVEKVIADPSRDAKLRAHLAQSQKARTFASEHLHLPDNQSYRLYADIGRPFVVWNVFATAEFSLTPQNHCFPIAGCVAYRGYYSQSAARGEAAIQRLQGMDVSIGGVEAYSTLGWFNDPILNSMMGWGDERLATLIFHELAHQKFYVKDDTEFNESFATFVEQEGTRQWRASRGLPAESDARLKQRDQFIGLVLDTRSRLEKLYAQPLSAEQMRERKAAEFERLRREYRLMRDSQWAGDKRYDAWVNAPLNNARLLPFGLYDQWVPAFAAVFRQVDGDWMRFYAEVERLGRLPVDERKAALEALAQS is encoded by the coding sequence TTGATCAGGCCGTTTTCCAGCCTTGGGTTACTTGATCGCGTTTTTCCGATTTTGTTTCCGGGTGTGTTGTTTTTGTTGCTCAACGGTTGCGCCAGCGTCAGCTACTACAGCCAGTTGGCCAGCGGCCAACTGCAACTGCTGCGCGCACGCGAGCCGGTCGAAAAAGTCATTGCCGACCCCAGCCGCGACGCCAAACTGCGCGCGCATCTGGCTCAATCACAAAAGGCCCGCACGTTCGCCAGCGAGCATCTGCACTTGCCGGACAACCAGAGCTATCGCCTGTACGCCGACATCGGTCGCCCGTTCGTGGTGTGGAATGTGTTCGCCACCGCAGAGTTTTCCCTGACCCCGCAGAATCACTGTTTCCCGATTGCCGGCTGCGTGGCCTATCGCGGCTACTACAGCCAGAGCGCGGCCCGTGGCGAGGCGGCGATTCAACGCTTGCAGGGCATGGACGTGTCGATCGGCGGGGTCGAGGCGTACTCGACGCTCGGCTGGTTCAATGACCCGATCCTCAATTCGATGATGGGCTGGGGCGACGAACGACTGGCCACGCTGATCTTTCATGAACTGGCGCACCAGAAGTTCTATGTGAAGGACGACACCGAGTTCAACGAGTCATTCGCCACCTTCGTCGAGCAGGAAGGCACGCGGCAGTGGCGCGCATCTCGCGGCCTGCCGGCGGAGTCGGATGCCAGGCTCAAGCAGCGTGACCAGTTCATCGGTCTGGTACTCGACACGCGCTCACGACTGGAGAAGCTCTATGCGCAGCCGCTGTCCGCCGAGCAGATGCGAGAGCGCAAAGCGGCGGAATTCGAGCGCTTGCGCCGGGAGTATCGGCTAATGCGCGACAGTCAGTGGGCCGGGGACAAACGCTATGACGCCTGGGTCAATGCGCCGCTGAACAATGCGCGGTTGTTGCCGTTCGGGCTGTATGACCAGTGGGTGCCGGCGTTTGCGGCGGTGTTCAGGCAAGTAGATGGGGATTGGATGAGGTTTTACGCCGAGGTTGAGCGGTTGGGACGGTTGCCGGTTGATGAGCGTAAGGCGGCGCTGGAAGCGCTGGCCCAGTCCTAA
- the trpA gene encoding tryptophan synthase subunit alpha → MSRLQTRFADLKQQNRAALVTFVTAGDPDYDTSLAILKGLPAAGADVIELGMPFTDPMADGPAIQLANIRALAAKQNLAKTLQMVREFREGNSDTPLVLMGYFNPIHKFGVERFIAEAKEAGVDGLIVVDMPPEHNEELCDPAQAAGLDFIRLTTPTTDDARLPRVLNGSSGFVYYVSVAGVTGAGAATLEHVEEAVTRLRRHTDLPISIGFGIRTPEQAAAIARLADGVVVGSALIDHIASADTPEQAIDGVLSLCSALSQGVRTARV, encoded by the coding sequence ATGAGCCGCCTGCAAACCCGCTTTGCCGACCTCAAGCAACAGAACCGCGCCGCGCTGGTGACCTTCGTCACCGCTGGTGATCCTGACTACGACACTTCGCTGGCAATCCTCAAAGGCCTGCCGGCGGCGGGTGCCGACGTGATCGAACTGGGCATGCCGTTCACCGATCCGATGGCCGATGGCCCGGCGATCCAGTTGGCCAACATCCGCGCGCTGGCGGCCAAACAGAATCTGGCGAAGACCCTGCAGATGGTTCGCGAGTTCCGTGAAGGCAACAGCGACACGCCGCTGGTGTTGATGGGTTACTTCAACCCGATCCACAAATTCGGCGTCGAGCGTTTTATCGCCGAAGCCAAAGAGGCTGGCGTCGATGGCCTGATCGTGGTCGACATGCCGCCAGAGCACAACGAAGAGCTGTGTGACCCGGCGCAGGCTGCCGGGCTGGATTTCATTCGCCTGACCACACCGACCACCGACGACGCGCGTTTGCCTCGCGTGCTCAATGGCAGCTCCGGTTTTGTCTATTACGTGTCGGTGGCCGGGGTGACCGGTGCCGGTGCGGCAACGCTGGAACATGTGGAAGAGGCGGTTACACGTCTTCGTCGGCATACCGACCTGCCGATCAGCATCGGTTTCGGTATCCGGACACCGGAGCAGGCCGCAGCGATCGCGCGTCTGGCTGATGGTGTGGTGGTGGGCTCGGCGTTGATCGATCACATTGCCAGTGCCGATACGCCTGAGCAGGCCATCGATGGCGTATTGAGTTTGTGTTCGGCGCTGTCCCAAGGCGTGCGCACTGCTCGCGTCTAA
- a CDS encoding DUF1161 domain-containing protein — protein sequence MKRIGLAILCSALATSAFAAPKDCEELRKEIERNIQAKAIPSYTLEIITAEEAKQHDSAMIVGTCENGTKRIIYQKNDS from the coding sequence ATGAAACGTATTGGCTTGGCGATCCTTTGCAGTGCACTGGCCACGTCCGCTTTCGCAGCCCCGAAGGACTGCGAAGAGCTCAGAAAGGAAATCGAAAGAAATATTCAGGCGAAGGCAATTCCCTCCTACACCCTGGAAATCATCACGGCAGAAGAGGCGAAGCAGCATGACTCGGCCATGATCGTCGGCACTTGCGAGAACGGTACCAAGCGCATCATCTACCAGAAAAACGACAGCTGA
- a CDS encoding DUF883 family protein yields MANTSLRKASLQSMEAEIESLLKSLESLKDDASDESRKTLKALKSNAESALKHSRHLLSDAYEEVKVKTRETGIATRDYAQEHPWTTAGVAVGAIGLLAAYFLFKRGE; encoded by the coding sequence ATGGCCAACACCTCTTTACGTAAAGCCTCGTTGCAAAGCATGGAAGCCGAGATCGAGAGTCTGCTCAAATCGTTGGAAAGCTTGAAAGACGATGCTTCGGACGAGTCGCGCAAGACCCTCAAGGCGCTGAAAAGCAACGCCGAAAGTGCGCTGAAACATTCCCGTCATCTGCTCAGCGACGCGTACGAAGAAGTCAAAGTGAAAACCCGCGAGACCGGCATTGCCACTCGTGACTACGCACAAGAACACCCATGGACCACAGCCGGCGTGGCTGTCGGTGCAATCGGTCTGCTCGCCGCCTACTTTTTGTTCAAGCGCGGCGAGTGA
- the trpB gene encoding tryptophan synthase subunit beta, whose protein sequence is MTQTSNNSDLRNGPDANGLFGAFGGRYVAETLMPLILDLAREYEAAKEDPAFKEELAYFQRDYVGRPSPLYFAERLTEFCGGAKIYLKREELNHTGAHKINNCIGQILLARRMGKKRIIAETGAGMHGVATATVAARFGLDCVIYMGTTDIERQQANVFRMKLLGAEVIPVVAGTGTLKDAMNEALRDWVTNVDNTFYLIGTVAGPHPYPAMVRDFQAVIGKETRDQLQAQEGRLPDSLVACIGGGSNAMGLFHPFLDDKSVEIIGVEAAGYGIETGKHAASLNGGVPGVLHGNRTFLLQDDDGQIIDAHSISAGLDYPGIGPEHAWLHDIGRVQYTSVTDDEALEAFHKCCRLEGIIPALESAHALAEVFKRAPKLPKDHLMVVNLSGRGDKDMQTVMHHMQQSQQEKH, encoded by the coding sequence ATGACCCAGACTTCGAACAACTCTGATCTGCGTAACGGCCCTGACGCCAACGGCCTGTTCGGTGCGTTCGGTGGCCGTTATGTAGCGGAAACCCTGATGCCGTTGATCCTCGACTTGGCTCGCGAATACGAAGCGGCCAAGGAAGATCCGGCATTCAAGGAAGAATTGGCCTACTTCCAGCGTGATTACGTCGGACGTCCGAGCCCGCTGTATTTCGCCGAACGCCTGACCGAGTTCTGCGGCGGCGCGAAGATCTACCTCAAGCGCGAAGAGCTGAACCACACCGGCGCGCACAAGATCAACAACTGCATCGGCCAGATTCTGCTGGCGCGGCGCATGGGCAAGAAGCGCATCATCGCCGAAACCGGCGCCGGCATGCACGGCGTGGCCACGGCCACCGTTGCTGCGCGGTTCGGTCTGGACTGCGTGATCTACATGGGCACCACCGATATCGAACGTCAGCAGGCCAACGTCTTCCGCATGAAGCTGCTCGGCGCTGAAGTCATTCCGGTCGTGGCTGGCACCGGCACCCTGAAAGACGCGATGAACGAAGCTCTGCGTGACTGGGTGACCAACGTCGACAACACCTTCTACCTGATCGGCACCGTGGCCGGCCCGCACCCTTATCCTGCAATGGTTCGCGACTTCCAGGCCGTCATCGGCAAGGAAACCCGCGATCAGCTGCAGGCTCAGGAAGGTCGTCTGCCGGACAGCCTGGTGGCGTGCATCGGTGGCGGTTCCAACGCCATGGGCCTGTTCCACCCGTTCCTCGATGACAAGAGCGTGGAGATCATCGGCGTCGAAGCCGCCGGTTACGGCATCGAAACCGGCAAGCACGCGGCCAGTCTGAACGGCGGGGTGCCGGGCGTGCTGCACGGTAACCGCACCTTCCTGCTGCAGGACGACGATGGCCAGATCATCGACGCCCACTCGATTTCCGCCGGCCTCGACTATCCGGGCATCGGCCCTGAACACGCCTGGTTGCACGACATCGGCCGCGTCCAGTACACCTCGGTAACCGACGACGAAGCGCTTGAAGCGTTCCACAAATGCTGCCGTCTGGAAGGGATCATTCCTGCCCTGGAAAGCGCCCACGCCCTGGCCGAAGTGTTCAAGCGCGCACCGAAACTGCCAAAGGATCACCTGATGGTGGTCAACCTCTCGGGCCGTGGCGACAAGGACATGCAAACCGTGATGCACCATATGCAACAGTCGCAGCAGGAGAAGCACTGA
- a CDS encoding LLM class flavin-dependent oxidoreductase: protein MKKLSDVKFSTLDLVPVRENGSAGQSLRNSLDLAQHAEKFGYTRFWVAEHHNMDGIASSATSVLLGYLAGGTSTIRVGSGGVMLPNHAPLVIAEQFGTLESLYPGRIDLGLGRAPGSDQMTARALRRERSGSADDFPEDVAELMRYLGPRTPEQRVIAMPGTGTNVPIWLLGSSLFSAQLAGERGLPYAFASHFAPRFMHEAIRIYRNHFKPSAVLDKPYVMLGVPLVAADTDEQADYLATSVYQRILALMRGQSLVQRPPVKTMDGLWLPHEREAVGDFLGLAMVGGPQKIRAKLEVLIEQTQADELIFTSDLYEHADRIHSYELLAQVMKG, encoded by the coding sequence ATGAAAAAACTGTCCGACGTTAAATTTTCCACCCTCGACCTGGTGCCAGTTCGCGAAAACGGCAGCGCGGGGCAATCGCTGCGCAACTCGCTGGATCTGGCACAACATGCCGAAAAATTCGGCTACACGCGCTTCTGGGTTGCCGAACACCACAACATGGACGGCATCGCCAGTTCGGCCACTTCGGTGTTGCTCGGCTATCTGGCCGGAGGCACGTCGACGATCCGCGTCGGTTCTGGCGGGGTGATGCTGCCCAACCATGCGCCGCTGGTGATTGCCGAGCAGTTCGGCACCCTCGAGAGCCTGTACCCGGGACGCATCGACCTGGGTCTGGGCCGCGCCCCCGGCTCTGACCAGATGACCGCCCGCGCCTTGCGCCGTGAGCGCTCGGGCAGCGCTGACGACTTCCCTGAAGACGTTGCCGAACTGATGCGCTACCTCGGCCCGCGCACCCCGGAGCAACGGGTGATCGCCATGCCCGGCACCGGCACCAACGTGCCGATCTGGCTGCTCGGCTCAAGTCTGTTCAGTGCGCAATTGGCGGGTGAGCGCGGCTTGCCTTACGCCTTCGCCTCGCACTTCGCGCCGCGCTTCATGCACGAGGCGATTCGCATCTACCGCAACCACTTCAAACCGTCGGCGGTGCTCGACAAGCCGTACGTGATGCTCGGCGTGCCGTTGGTGGCAGCGGATACCGACGAGCAGGCCGATTACCTGGCGACGTCGGTGTACCAGCGCATTCTTGCGCTGATGCGTGGCCAGAGCCTGGTGCAGCGTCCGCCGGTGAAAACCATGGACGGTCTGTGGCTGCCCCATGAACGTGAGGCGGTGGGCGATTTCCTCGGCCTCGCCATGGTCGGCGGCCCGCAGAAGATCCGCGCCAAGCTTGAGGTGTTGATCGAGCAGACCCAGGCGGATGAGCTGATTTTCACCAGTGATCTGTACGAACACGCCGATCGCATCCATTCCTACGAACTGCTCGCACAAGTTATGAAAGGCTGA
- a CDS encoding DUF1127 domain-containing protein, whose amino-acid sequence MERTLSSELFFEDKAVNTQASLPLRVIANLMLWQRRISSRHQLARLDSRLLADAGISEAQRYEELSKPFWR is encoded by the coding sequence ATGGAACGTACACTCAGTTCCGAACTGTTCTTCGAAGACAAAGCTGTAAACACCCAGGCTTCCCTGCCTCTGCGCGTTATTGCCAACCTGATGTTGTGGCAGCGCCGCATCTCCAGCCGCCACCAATTGGCCCGTCTGGATTCGCGTCTGCTGGCTGATGCCGGTATCAGCGAAGCACAACGCTACGAAGAGCTGAGCAAGCCGTTCTGGCGCTAA
- a CDS encoding HAD family hydrolase has protein sequence MHYQTVLFDLDGTLTDPREGITRSIQFALANLGIDEPDLSKLEHFIGPPLLQAFMQFYDFDEAKAWEAVNFYRERFKVTGLYENRVFDGVTPLLDTLSGQGRRLYIATSKPWVFAREIARHFDFARHFKVIYGSELDGTRTNKVELIAHLLEEERLDPAQTLMIGDRKHDLIGARSNGLDAAAVGYGFGSFEELNAEAPAYHFETLDELHQAFLQR, from the coding sequence ATGCATTACCAGACCGTACTGTTCGACCTCGATGGCACCCTGACCGACCCGCGTGAGGGCATCACCCGCTCAATTCAATTTGCCTTGGCCAATCTCGGCATCGACGAACCGGATCTGAGCAAACTGGAACACTTCATCGGCCCGCCGCTGCTGCAAGCGTTCATGCAGTTCTACGACTTCGACGAGGCCAAGGCCTGGGAAGCGGTGAATTTCTATCGCGAGCGCTTCAAGGTCACCGGCCTCTACGAAAACCGAGTATTCGACGGGGTCACGCCGCTGCTGGACACCTTGAGCGGGCAGGGGCGGCGGTTGTACATCGCCACCTCCAAGCCGTGGGTGTTCGCCCGAGAGATCGCCCGGCATTTTGATTTTGCCCGGCATTTCAAAGTGATCTACGGCAGCGAGCTGGACGGCACGCGGACCAACAAGGTTGAGCTGATTGCACACCTGCTCGAGGAAGAACGCCTGGACCCGGCGCAGACCCTGATGATCGGCGATCGCAAGCACGACCTGATCGGCGCGCGCAGCAATGGTCTCGATGCAGCGGCGGTGGGCTATGGGTTTGGCAGTTTTGAAGAGCTGAATGCCGAGGCGCCGGCTTATCACTTTGAAACCTTGGACGAGTTGCATCAGGCGTTTTTGCAGCGCTGA
- a CDS encoding DUF7844 domain-containing protein has product MRSVGAWLLAGALLLLGNSAHAGLQLRLKTEGLSPAQQQASQALIDEAMAKLPPSFIERLDRRIDVGWTDDMPANAYGQATLVAELDLNRKLLASLTDGSAAKEKTNRPHGTVRQELLATVLHEITHIYDRARLWPGAERTLIQRCTRRFNSAGLIGIPDECRGQNGRRFTISDDPRLLDLAGWQQYVGRRGEREQHNRQIARSPDLYEISSPKEFVAVNMEYFLLDPSYACRRPALYRYYKEHFGWAPPAQDTCSKSFAFLNAGNDFAKQPLGQVDPKRVYAVDYLLAEANQNWVSRWGHSMLRLVICAPGRPRGPDCRLDLDQHLVLSYRAFVGDVQLSSWDGLVGKYPSRLFVLPLAQVIDEYTKTELRSLASVPLNLSREEIEGVVEHAAEMHWSYDGNYFFLSNNCAVEGLKLLRSGSNNSQLVGLDSIMPNGLLEVLKGRGLADTSVLDDPKEALRLGYRFDSFRDRYQAMFDVLKKQLPIKQTTVEDWLSLSAEQRREWFDRADLRTSAALLLLEQASFRRQLLLAQDEVKQRYLGARELENGGMDKANATLQEILANSGFLSRPAELLDSKGYGLPQPSEFGRLEAESSQRQKKLLALSGDLDTEVRKLLEPKRAAEIAASEANVKQIGEHLRKLHKASGGLQLP; this is encoded by the coding sequence GTGAGGTCCGTTGGCGCCTGGCTGCTGGCCGGGGCGTTGTTGCTGCTTGGCAACAGCGCCCACGCCGGCCTGCAATTGCGGCTCAAGACCGAGGGTCTGAGCCCGGCTCAACAACAGGCCAGTCAGGCGCTGATCGATGAGGCGATGGCGAAACTGCCGCCGAGCTTCATCGAGCGGCTGGATCGGCGCATCGACGTCGGCTGGACCGACGACATGCCAGCCAACGCTTACGGGCAGGCGACGCTGGTTGCCGAACTCGATCTGAACCGCAAGCTGCTCGCCAGCCTCACCGATGGCAGCGCGGCGAAAGAGAAAACCAATCGCCCCCACGGCACTGTGCGCCAGGAACTGCTGGCCACGGTGCTGCACGAAATTACCCACATTTATGATCGTGCGCGTTTATGGCCGGGCGCCGAGCGCACGTTGATCCAGCGCTGCACCCGACGCTTCAACAGCGCCGGGCTGATCGGCATTCCCGATGAGTGTCGCGGGCAGAACGGTCGCCGCTTCACCATCAGCGACGACCCGCGCCTGCTCGATCTGGCCGGGTGGCAACAGTACGTCGGCCGCCGTGGCGAGCGTGAACAACACAACCGCCAGATCGCCCGCAGTCCGGACCTCTACGAGATTTCCAGTCCCAAGGAATTCGTCGCGGTCAACATGGAGTACTTCCTCCTCGACCCGAGCTACGCCTGCCGCCGCCCGGCGCTGTATCGCTACTACAAGGAACATTTCGGCTGGGCGCCGCCAGCGCAGGACACCTGCAGCAAGAGCTTCGCCTTTCTCAATGCGGGCAATGACTTCGCCAAGCAGCCTCTGGGGCAAGTCGATCCGAAACGGGTCTACGCGGTCGATTACCTGCTGGCCGAGGCCAATCAGAACTGGGTCAGCCGCTGGGGCCACAGCATGCTGCGCCTGGTGATCTGCGCCCCAGGTCGCCCGCGTGGCCCGGATTGCCGCCTCGACCTCGATCAGCACCTGGTGCTGTCCTATCGCGCCTTCGTTGGCGATGTGCAGCTGTCGAGCTGGGACGGACTGGTCGGCAAGTACCCGTCGCGGCTGTTCGTGTTGCCGCTGGCGCAAGTGATCGACGAATACACCAAGACCGAGCTGCGCAGCCTCGCTTCGGTGCCGCTGAACCTGTCTCGCGAGGAAATCGAAGGCGTGGTCGAACACGCTGCCGAGATGCACTGGAGCTACGACGGCAACTATTTCTTCCTGTCCAACAACTGCGCGGTAGAAGGTTTGAAACTGTTGCGCAGCGGCAGCAATAACAGCCAACTGGTCGGCCTCGACAGCATCATGCCCAACGGCTTGCTCGAAGTGCTCAAGGGCCGTGGTCTGGCCGACACCAGTGTGCTCGACGATCCGAAAGAAGCGCTGCGCCTGGGTTACCGCTTCGACTCGTTCCGCGATCGTTATCAGGCGATGTTCGATGTGTTGAAGAAGCAGCTGCCGATCAAGCAGACCACTGTCGAAGACTGGCTGTCACTCAGCGCTGAACAACGCCGCGAATGGTTCGACCGCGCCGACCTGCGCACCAGCGCGGCGCTGTTGCTGCTTGAGCAGGCTAGTTTCCGCCGGCAGTTGTTACTGGCGCAGGATGAGGTCAAGCAACGTTACCTCGGTGCCCGCGAGCTGGAAAACGGCGGCATGGACAAAGCCAATGCGACCTTGCAGGAGATCCTCGCCAACAGTGGCTTCCTCAGCCGCCCGGCGGAACTGCTCGACTCCAAGGGTTACGGACTACCGCAGCCGAGCGAGTTTGGCCGACTGGAAGCGGAAAGCAGCCAGCGGCAGAAGAAGCTGCTGGCGCTGTCCGGCGACCTCGATACTGAAGTGCGCAAGCTGCTTGAACCCAAGCGTGCCGCCGAGATTGCCGCCAGCGAGGCCAACGTCAAGCAGATTGGCGAACATTTGCGCAAACTGCACAAGGCCTCGGGCGGACTGCAATTACCCTGA
- a CDS encoding dodecin — protein MSDHHTYKKVELVGSSTTSIEDAINNALAEANKTLRNLEWFEVTETRGHIENGQVAHFQVTLKVGFKIAAS, from the coding sequence ATGAGTGACCATCATACGTACAAGAAAGTCGAGCTGGTCGGCTCGTCCACTACCAGCATCGAAGACGCCATCAACAATGCACTGGCCGAGGCGAACAAGACCCTGCGCAATTTGGAATGGTTTGAAGTGACCGAAACCCGTGGCCACATCGAAAATGGCCAGGTAGCGCACTTTCAGGTCACGCTGAAAGTCGGCTTCAAGATTGCCGCCAGCTGA
- a CDS encoding OsmC family protein, with protein MAIVKKASAHWEGDLKTGLGSISTETGVLREAPYGFKARFEGGKGTNPEELIGAAHAGCFSMAFSMILGDAGLKADSIDTNAEVTLDQVDGGFAITAVKLILKAKIPGATQQQFEELSNKAKEGCPVSKVLNAKITLEASLVS; from the coding sequence ATGGCTATCGTGAAAAAGGCATCGGCGCATTGGGAAGGCGATCTGAAAACCGGTCTCGGCTCGATCTCCACCGAAACCGGCGTACTGCGCGAAGCGCCGTACGGCTTCAAGGCGCGCTTTGAAGGCGGCAAAGGCACCAACCCGGAAGAACTGATCGGCGCGGCCCACGCCGGCTGCTTCTCCATGGCGTTTTCGATGATTCTCGGTGATGCGGGCCTGAAGGCAGACAGCATCGACACCAACGCCGAAGTCACCCTCGATCAGGTTGACGGCGGCTTCGCGATCACTGCGGTGAAGCTGATTCTCAAGGCGAAGATCCCGGGCGCGACTCAGCAACAGTTTGAAGAGCTGAGCAACAAGGCCAAGGAAGGGTGCCCGGTTTCCAAGGTGCTGAATGCGAAGATCACCCTTGAGGCTTCGCTGGTCAGCTGA
- a CDS encoding LysR family transcriptional regulator — protein MSHDLPPLNALRAFEATARLNSVSQAAEQLHVTHGAVSRQLKVLEEHLGVSLFVKDGRGLKLTDAGARLRDASAEAFDRLRSVCAELTQSTADAPFVLGCSGSLLARWFIPRLGRLNADLPDLRLHLSAGEGDLDPRRPGLDALLLFAEPPWPADMQVYELAVERIGPVMSPLYSGYQKLHTAVAADLFDEPLLHTTSRPQAWPSWAQQNYLDPRALKLGQGFEHLYYLLEAAVAGLGVAIAPEPLVTEDLKAGRLVAPWGFCETQAQLALWLPKRAADGRARQLAQWLKNELRQPDHSPRLNKK, from the coding sequence ATGAGCCACGACCTTCCCCCGCTAAATGCCTTGCGCGCCTTCGAGGCCACTGCCCGTCTGAACAGTGTGAGTCAGGCTGCCGAACAGCTGCACGTCACCCACGGCGCGGTCAGCCGCCAGCTCAAGGTGCTTGAAGAACATCTAGGGGTGAGCCTGTTCGTCAAGGACGGACGCGGCTTGAAACTCACAGATGCCGGAGCGCGTCTGCGCGATGCCAGCGCTGAGGCGTTCGATCGGTTGCGCAGTGTTTGCGCCGAACTTACGCAAAGCACAGCGGATGCGCCGTTCGTGCTGGGTTGTTCCGGGAGCCTGCTGGCGCGCTGGTTTATTCCGCGTCTGGGGCGGCTGAACGCCGATTTGCCGGATCTGCGTCTGCACCTGTCGGCCGGTGAAGGTGATCTCGATCCCCGGCGCCCGGGCCTTGATGCGCTGTTGCTGTTCGCCGAACCACCGTGGCCCGCCGATATGCAGGTCTATGAACTGGCGGTGGAACGCATCGGCCCCGTAATGAGCCCGCTGTATAGCGGTTATCAGAAGCTGCACACCGCTGTGGCCGCAGATCTTTTTGATGAGCCCTTGCTGCACACCACCTCTCGCCCACAAGCCTGGCCCAGCTGGGCGCAGCAAAACTACCTCGATCCCAGGGCGTTGAAGCTCGGGCAAGGGTTTGAGCATTTGTATTATTTGCTGGAGGCGGCTGTTGCAGGTCTCGGCGTGGCAATCGCGCCGGAGCCGCTGGTAACCGAAGATCTGAAGGCGGGTCGCCTGGTTGCGCCGTGGGGCTTTTGCGAAACCCAGGCGCAACTGGCGTTGTGGCTACCCAAGCGCGCCGCGGACGGGCGCGCCCGGCAACTGGCGCAGTGGCTCAAGAACGAGCTGCGCCAGCCTGATCACTCGCCGCGCTTGAACAAAAAGTAG